In Oryza brachyantha chromosome 1, ObraRS2, whole genome shotgun sequence, the following are encoded in one genomic region:
- the LOC102718132 gene encoding mitochondrial carrier protein MTM1-like, which produces MGAEQAPEQLSPTAAAPPPPRVAAEERQMGFAERAVAAAGASVVSAVLVNPLDVAKTRLQAQAAGVVYNPIWSDFRCYPWCTPGMNDLGPSCSSECLQYRGTMDVFYKVTKQEGIVRLWRGTGASLALAVPTVGIYLPSYDLLRNWIEEYSDHSFPKLRPYAPLIAGSVARSLACITCSPIELARTRMQAFKESNVGGKPPGMRKTLLGVLSLRQSINHPENFRPYHLLWTGLGAQLARDVPFSAICWTVLEPTRRHLIGMIGEQSNAAVILGANFSAGFIAGVISAGATCPLDVAKTRRQIEKDPARVLHMNTRRILHEVWSKEGINGIFRGAGPRMARAGPSVGIVVSSYEVVKHIMHRKHAEP; this is translated from the exons aTGGGCGCGGAGCAAGCTCCAGAGCAGTTGtctccgacggcggcggcgccgccgccgccgcgcgtggcggcggaggagcgacAGATGGGCTTCGCCGAGCGGGCCGTAGCGGCTGCCGGCGCCTCCGTCGTCTCCGCCGTCCTCGTCAACCCGCTTGACGTCGCGAAG ACAAGGTTACAGGCACAGGCTGCCGGAGTTGTCTATAATCCG ATATGGTCAGATTTTAGGTGCTATCCGTGGTGCACCCCTGGAATGAATGATTTAGGTCCATCCTGCAGTTCTGAATGCCTACAATACAGAGGGACAATGGATGTGTTTTATAAGGTCACTAAACAG GAAGGAATTGTTAGACTATGGAGAGGTACTGGTGCAAGCCTAGCATTGGCAGTGCCAACG GTTGGGATATATCTGCCCTCTTATGATCTATTGCGCAATTGGATTGAAGAATATTCAGATCATAGTTTTCCTAAACTGAGACCATATGCTCCTCTTATTGCTGGTTCTGTTGCCCGATCATTGGCATGCATAACTTGTTCCCCTATTGAGTTGGCAAGAACACGTATGCAG gcCTTTAAAGAATCAAATGTTGGAGGGAAACCCCCTGGAATGCGGAAGACTTTGCTTGGTGTGCTTTCATTGAGACAGAGCATCAATCACCCTGAAAATT TTCGGCCATACCACCTTCTATGGACTGGTCTTGGAGCACAACTTGCACGTGACGTCCCCTTCTCAGCTATATGCTGGACTGTTCTTGAACCA ACTAGAAGACACCTGATAGGAATGATTGGTGAGCAAAGCAATGCAGCAGTTATATTGGGGGCAAACTTCTCCGCCGGCTTCATTGCTGGAGTAATATCTGCTGGTGCTACCTGTCCTCTCGATGTCGCCAAAACGCGGAGACAAATAGAG AAGGATCCAGCTAGGGTATTACACATGAACACAAGGCGCATACTGCATGAAGTATGGAG TAAGGAAGGCATCAACGGGATATTCAGAGGTGCAGGTCCTCGTATGGCACGGGCAGGGCCTTCAGTGGGTATCGTCGTCTCTTCGTACGAAGTTGTGAAGCACATCATGCACAGGAAACACGCAGAGCCATGA
- the LOC102717855 gene encoding plastid division protein PDV1-like: protein MEPEEAEAVLETIWDLHDKVSDAIHALSRASFLRTVRRRAGDKPAAGPVRVKGGDVGSGDEAAALDAVAEEARSLHAIRAALEDLEDQFECFLAVQSQQQAERDISLARLEQSRIMLAIRLNGHRGVNQKIIGEALDFVRNVCHGLWPSLSVNKPDKLRSHSGADNSCDSQKGSNFLVQVVASSFALAKNSFNFKTFGSLLGQSAVLVVGMTTLLQSHWLSSGQQGPSVGKYSYKMINQEYSPRLETCLDARINHLDVFLAKG from the exons ATGGAGcccgaggaggcggaggccgtgCTGGAGACCATCTGGGACCTCCACGACAAGGTCAGCGACGCCATCCACGCCCTCTCCCGCGCGAGCTTCCTGCGCacggtccgccgccgcgccggggaCAAGCCCGCGGCGGGCCCTGTGCGGGTCAAGGGCGGCGACGTGGGAAGTGGTGATGAGGCGGCCGCGCTGGACGCGGTGGCCGAGGAGGCGAGGAGCCTCCACGCCATCCGCGCCGCGCTCGAGGACCTCGAGGACCAGTTCGAGTGCTTCCTT GCTGTCCAGTCACAACAGCAAGCAGAACGAGATATTTCATTAGCAAGGTTGGAGCAAAGTCGCATTATGCTTGCAATAAGATTAAATGGGCACCGTGGGGTGAATCAGAAAATTATAGGTGAGGCGTTGGACTTTGTCCGCAATGTCTGCCATGGTTTATGGCCTTCACTATCAGTGAACAAACCCGATAAACTAAGGAGCCATTCTGGTGCTGACAATAGCTGTGACAGCCAAAAGGGTTCGAATTTCCTGGTGCAGGTGGTAGCCTCTAGTTTTGCTTTGGCTAAGAATAGCTTCAATTTCAAAACCTTTGGTAGCTTATTAGGCCAGAGTGCAGTGTTAGTTGTTGGCATGACAACATTGCTGCAATCACATTGGTTATCTTCAGGGCAGCAGGGTCCATCAGTTGGTAAATACAGCTACAAGATGATCAACCAAGAGTATTCACCACGGTTGGAGACATGTCTGGATGCTAGAATAAATCATCTggatgtgttcttagcgaaaGGCTGA
- the LOC102718414 gene encoding uncharacterized protein LOC102718414 has product MVKGRPKPTPANAAAEVVFDPSASGARKPRRPGAPSSAGEWHNFMGSSLSDMYRKPVAEKSDDTSDDEPDIDIGKLLKDVELFGASTWKERKQLENRKVVQLGGKAIKKHRTPLSVSKPAMKNQKKREDKKAEEEKLLGIFRKRDSKSSGAQKTRPEDRVLRATQGHFKNGILDVKHLLAPPKPSGRDAPEQKMRMGKKKGKGQQKGGRRKRR; this is encoded by the exons atggtAAAGGGGAGGCCGAAGCCCACGCCGGCCaacgccgcggcggaggtcgTCTTCGACCCGTCCGCGTCCGGTGCCCGGAAGCCACGTCGCCCCGGGGCGCCATCGTCGGCTGGCGAGTGGCACAACTTCATG GGATCGAGTCTTTCGGATATGTACCGGAAACCAGTTGCGGAAAAATCTGATGACACGTCTGATGATGAGCCTGACATTGATATTGGGAAGCTGTTGAAAGATGTTGAGCTTTTCG GTGCCTCTACATGGAAGGAGCGGAAGCAACTAGAGAACCGTAAAGTAGTTCAATTGGGTGGAAAG GCCATTAAGAAGCACCGTACGCCATTAAGCGTATCAAAGCCAGCTATGAAgaaccaaaagaaaagagaagataaGAAAGCGGAAGAG GAAAAACTACTTGGGATATTTAGGAAACGGGATTCCAAGAGCAGTGGAGCTCAAAAGACTAGACCTGAGGACCGAGTACTTAGGGCGACCCAGGGGCACTTCAAGAATGGTATACTTGATGTGAAGCATCTTTTGGCACCACCCAAACCATCGGGTAGGGATGCGCCAGAGCAGAAGATGAGAATGGGCAAGAAAAAAGGCAAGGGACAGCAGAAGGGAGGCAGGAGGAAGAGACGTTAG